AACGTGGCAACTATGATACGTGGCAGATACAGGGAATTAAAAGAGACCTATTTCAATAAAAAAAGAACACTGTTATAATCTGTCTAACTTTAATTGGGAAAGCAGGGTGCGTATCCTAGCAGGATACTGAACTCGACGAAAAATGTCTTCTCGATGAGCGAGAGACGAAGGCAACGCAGCCGAAAGACATTTTTTCTAAGAGTTAATTCCCTCACTGGCCCGCAGCCGTATAGTCGGAATGCCGATTAAAGAAATCCAAAGCTCGAGGAGATGGCAAATGTTTAGAAAAAAATCCCAAAGAATTGTTAATTTTTTTATGCCCGATTGGTTTTCTGGATTTTTATTTAGTCATTGCGAGCGAAGCGTGGCAATCTACGCTCCTAGATATGGGGATTGCCGCGTCGCTAAAGCTCCTCGCAATGACTTGATAGTAATTAGAAAACCTATCAACATAAATAGTAGATTTATATATAGATTAACAACTATCCTTTGCTTAACTTTTTTAGTGTCTCAATCTTTGGCAAATACAGCTACTGTTAATGTTACTGAAAATCAGCCTTTGCAGATCTATGTTATGGACAAACGTCTGGATTATGAAAGTCAATATGTTTACAGCAAAGCTGCTGACACTGAGATCATAGACAAAGAAAAAATAGCGGACCTCAGGGCTGACAGCGTACCTGATATTTTACGAAATGTGAGCGGATTCAGTTTGGACTATATGGGCATAGGCAACAAATACAATCTGAACCTGCGCGGTTATTCTTCCAAGCCCGGAGTTTTGGTGCTGGTTGACGGAGTGCCCCAAAATGACATAAATAATGACTCTATACTCTGGGAAAGTATTCCGATCGATAATATAGAAAGAATAGAGATAATCAGGGGCGGCAGTTCGGCAATCTACGGAGCCGGAGCTGTGGGCGGAGTTATTAATATTGTAACTCAAAAACCGACTGATAAATTATCAGGCAAAGCTTTGGCCGGTTATAATGAGAAGAATTCTTATTGGTATGATCTAAGGTTTTCTTTGCCTCTTAACCTGGTCCCGGTTTATCTGGAAACCGATACCAGACTGGAGACTGATAAGGGCTTTCGGGCAAACTCCGCTGCCGACAGTCTTTACAGAAACTATTCTGTAACATATAAACCGCTGAAGCAAACGGTTTTGGCTTATTCATACAAAGAAGGGTTTGCCAACAGCCTGTTGCCGGGCCCCTTGACCTATGATGAATATCTCAATTCACCCAATATCAGTCATTATGACGATAAAGAAAATTACAAAGAAAAAAACCAGGAAAATATTTTTACCTATAAACAGCAGTTGGCCCCGTTTAATCTGGTATACACAGCTTATGCCAAAAAACGGGAACAGCTTTCCAGAAACGACCAGAACTGGTTTGCCAGTACTGCCAATATGCAAAAAAATGGCCAGGTAGTACAGGCGGAATATCCGCTGGACTTTCCGGGCACCAGTCATCGTCTGATATTCGGACTGGAAAACATTGAAGATTGTCTTATTAATAATGATACTTACAATGTGCCTACAGCTACATTTAAAGCCAGGACCTCAGCAGCGTTTCTCTCTGACCAGATTAATTTCGGTGATGTTTTGCTTATGGAGGGTGACCTGCGTCAGGACAATATACATTATGAATATACCAATCTATTTATAGGGTTCGATTCTTTCTGGAACTCACTTTATGAGTCCGGTGAAAAGAATTTTTCCAGCTTAAGTCCGGCTTTGGGGGCAACCCTTTTTCCCAACTCTTCATTCAGCCCCTATATAAATTATAATCGTTCTTTTAAAACTATGCCTTTTGAAGATTTCGCGGTTTTTTCACCGTCTTATAATGCCAACACTTCCATTAATCCGCAGATCAATGAAACCGTAGAAACCGGTCTGGCCCTGGATATATTCGACGGCCTGCATCTCAAGTTCAATCAGTATTGGAGCCGTGTAGTAGATGAGATTTTATTTAATGATTTTACCAAGAAAAATGAAAATTTTAATACCAGACATTATGGTTATTCAATAAAAATGGAATTTCAGCTTGCGGATGTCATCTGTCAGCTGGGATATGAAAAGGACCAGGGTGTTCTGGAAAGCTCCGCGCTGTCTACCACAAAAAATAATATGCAGGCCGGCGACACGCTACCCAATATTCCCGATTATGTGCTGCACGCCAACTTGAAGTATTACATTACCAAAGAATGGACAGCCACTCTTTTAGGCAAGTACGTAGGTGCTTGTTATGCTGTTAACGATTTCAGCCAAACAGGCAGAATGCTGCAACCTTATTCGCTTTTTGATTTAATCATCAATTATCGACAGGGAGGTTTTTCTCTTTTTTTAAAAGTTGAAAACCTCACAGACACCAAATACAGCGCTTATTCGGTTTACGGTGTAAGTTCCGGCAATCAGCATTTTTATCCCGGAACGCCGCGTAACATTCAGTGGGGAGCCGGTCTTGAGTTTTAATTTATTTGGACGTCATCCCGACCGAAGTGGAGATATCTTTAGTAGCACCCTCAGAGATTATTTCGGACAGCCTGTAGTTTGGATGTCTGTGCTTTTCTTTCTTCTTTCCTTCGCTTTCCCTATGCGCCTAATTTCCACTGCCCCCAGTATAACGGAAACCGTCTATCTGCTCGGCGCGCAAAAAAACCTGGTCGCTGTGAGCAAATATTGCGACTATCCTCCGGAGGCCAAAAGTCTCCCCAATATTGGTGGTTATTATGATTTCAACCAGGAAGAAATTCTCTGGTTAAAACCGGATAGGGTCCTGTTATTAAAAGACGCAGACCTGTTAAAAAATTTTTTAAGACAGCAGCGCATTGCTTATACGTCTTTTGATAATGAATCCGTTGAAGGTATTTATGACCTGATACTGAAAACAGGTGAGTTAACAGGCACAAAGTCCGCGGCCAAAAAGGAAGTGGCAAAATTAAAAGCAAAGATGGCAGAATACAAAGAACGTTTCAAAAACAGACCTGTGCGCAAAATTCTGGTAATACTGGAACAGGTCATAAAGAATAAACAGGTTGAATCCGTTTATATACTGGGTAGAGAAAAATTTTATGCTGACCTAATAAAAGTTTTGAAATTTGAAAATGTATATAAAGGCAGACAAAAATATCCGTTAATTTCCAAAGAAGGTCTCTTATATTTTAATCCGGACCTGATACTGGTGCTGGAAAACGGCGACAAACAGACATACAAGAGTTTACCGGTTAAAGCCGTAAAAGAAAATCATATTTATTTCTTTAAAAATGAAGTGATGAAACGCCCGGGACCCAGATTTACTGAAATTATTGAGAAGCTATCTGAATTGTGATTAATTCGAAGCGGCAGGTATTATGACTTTATGAACTTTTCCATTTGATCCTACACGAAAATGTACATCCTGAGGATTTTCTGAAGCCATTATGGATTTATTGCCATTGTAAGGAAAATAAACACAGTTTCCGCTAAGTTTTACTCGCAGATCAGTTATGTTCGGGTCAAATCCTTCCAGCAGATCGGCCAGGTGGTACATATAGCCTTTGTTTAAAGATAAACCGTCTTTAACCTTAATGGAAACAGGCGCTTCCGCTTCTTCTTCGGCAGGTAGATTGTCGGTTTTTTCAGTAGCGTTAAAAAAACCGTTGATGATATCGTCTACATCTATTTTAAAATCATTTTGACTTGAACTCATCATAATTATATTATGTCCTTAATATTAAAATTGCAAACTAGTTGTATTTTGCCCTATAAAATATTTTTTAAACATCGAAATGGAGGATTATATGAAAGCAGTCGCGTTTAACGGTAGTTCCAGAGCGGAAGGTAATACAAATTTATTAATAAAAAGAGTATTTGCTGTATTAAAGCAGGAAGGCGTGGAAACCGAGACAGTTTCTTTGGCCGGCGAAGTTCTGAGTGGTTGTGTGGGTTGCTATAAATGTATGGAAGCTAAAAACGGTAAATGCGCTATAGCTTCTGACAAAATGAATTCTTATATTGATAAAATCAGGCACGCCGATGTTGTACTGCTTGGTTCTCCCACTTATTTCGCGGATGTCAGCGCCAACATGAAAGCGCTTATCGAAAGGGCCGGCATGGTTGCCCGGGCCAATAATAATTTTTATAAACATAAAATCGGCGCTTCGGTTGTGGCGGTACGCAGGGCAGGGGCCATCCATGCTTTTGAAACGCTGAACAACTTCTATTTAATTTCCGAGATGATTATCGTGGGTTCCAGCTATTGGAATATCGGCTCAGGCCGCACTCCGGGCCAGGTCCTGGAAGATGAAGAAGGCATGAAGACCATGGATACTCTGGGGCAGAATATCGTCTGGCTGCTGAAGAAAATCCAAAAATGAGATAATAGTTCACTGAAAAAGTCAAAAAAACCCCGCTGTTAGTGATTTTCTATTCATACATAAATTTATTTGACGTATATACTTTTTCTTACTATAATATTAACGTTAATTAAATAAACAGGAAGACTTGAGACGTTAATATGCTCAGCAAAACATACAGCGCTACTTTTTATGGAATAGATGCCTTGCCCGTGGAGATCGAGGTGGACAGCCGCAACGGCCTGGCCGGCCAGACCATAGTTGGTTTGCCCGATACTGCCGTTAAGGAAAGCA
Above is a genomic segment from Candidatus Margulisiibacteriota bacterium containing:
- a CDS encoding TonB-dependent receptor codes for the protein MANTATVNVTENQPLQIYVMDKRLDYESQYVYSKAADTEIIDKEKIADLRADSVPDILRNVSGFSLDYMGIGNKYNLNLRGYSSKPGVLVLVDGVPQNDINNDSILWESIPIDNIERIEIIRGGSSAIYGAGAVGGVINIVTQKPTDKLSGKALAGYNEKNSYWYDLRFSLPLNLVPVYLETDTRLETDKGFRANSAADSLYRNYSVTYKPLKQTVLAYSYKEGFANSLLPGPLTYDEYLNSPNISHYDDKENYKEKNQENIFTYKQQLAPFNLVYTAYAKKREQLSRNDQNWFASTANMQKNGQVVQAEYPLDFPGTSHRLIFGLENIEDCLINNDTYNVPTATFKARTSAAFLSDQINFGDVLLMEGDLRQDNIHYEYTNLFIGFDSFWNSLYESGEKNFSSLSPALGATLFPNSSFSPYINYNRSFKTMPFEDFAVFSPSYNANTSINPQINETVETGLALDIFDGLHLKFNQYWSRVVDEILFNDFTKKNENFNTRHYGYSIKMEFQLADVICQLGYEKDQGVLESSALSTTKNNMQAGDTLPNIPDYVLHANLKYYITKEWTATLLGKYVGACYAVNDFSQTGRMLQPYSLFDLIINYRQGGFSLFLKVENLTDTKYSAYSVYGVSSGNQHFYPGTPRNIQWGAGLEF
- a CDS encoding helical backbone metal receptor; amino-acid sequence: MSFNLFGRHPDRSGDIFSSTLRDYFGQPVVWMSVLFFLLSFAFPMRLISTAPSITETVYLLGAQKNLVAVSKYCDYPPEAKSLPNIGGYYDFNQEEILWLKPDRVLLLKDADLLKNFLRQQRIAYTSFDNESVEGIYDLILKTGELTGTKSAAKKEVAKLKAKMAEYKERFKNRPVRKILVILEQVIKNKQVESVYILGREKFYADLIKVLKFENVYKGRQKYPLISKEGLLYFNPDLILVLENGDKQTYKSLPVKAVKENHIYFFKNEVMKRPGPRFTEIIEKLSEL
- a CDS encoding flavodoxin family protein; its protein translation is MKAVAFNGSSRAEGNTNLLIKRVFAVLKQEGVETETVSLAGEVLSGCVGCYKCMEAKNGKCAIASDKMNSYIDKIRHADVVLLGSPTYFADVSANMKALIERAGMVARANNNFYKHKIGASVVAVRRAGAIHAFETLNNFYLISEMIIVGSSYWNIGSGRTPGQVLEDEEGMKTMDTLGQNIVWLLKKIQK